One genomic segment of Novisyntrophococcus fermenticellae includes these proteins:
- the feoB gene encoding ferrous iron transporter B has protein sequence MGLKKEADRVIALGGNPNVGKSTVFNELTGLHQHTGNWIGKTVTNAQGYCNHKQQGYAVVDLPGCYSLIAHSAEEEVARDFICSGKADVIIIICDATCMERSLNLVLQTLEIASNVVVCVNLMDEAEKKGIKIDLSVLSEQLGVPVVGTAARSKKGLALLMDAVARTIEQNHEKKNVKITSFEDAGDTLRGLDPYITISAVDDICKKSITYENNNYRTRDSRIDHILTGKWTAFPIMILALLGIFWLTITGANYPSEMLSKFLFWIEDQLVVLFQWLHVPEVLTGLLLSGVYRVLAWVVSVMLPPMAIFFPLFTLLEDVGVLPRIAFNLDKCFKKCCACGKQSLTMCMGFGCNAAGVTGCRIIDSPRERLIAIITNSFVPCNGRFPILIAVISMFFVGAASGGIKTILSAAFLTIFILLGIFMTFLTSKILSKTVLKGVPSSFTLELPPYRKPQIGRVIIRSIFDRTLFVLGRAVCVAAPAGLLIWLMANIVVKDKTLLVYCAGFLDPFARLLGMDGVILFAFILGFPANEIVIPIIIMSYMAEGSLQQIESFTILRQLFIDHGWTWITAVCVMLFTLMHWPCSTTCLTIKKETQSLKWTLLSVLIPTGMGMLLCFIFANAARLVSSFF, from the coding sequence TTGGGATTAAAAAAAGAAGCTGATAGAGTAATTGCTTTGGGAGGCAACCCGAATGTGGGCAAAAGCACAGTTTTCAATGAACTAACCGGTTTGCATCAACATACGGGAAACTGGATCGGGAAAACAGTTACCAATGCACAAGGATATTGTAATCATAAGCAGCAAGGTTATGCAGTGGTGGATCTTCCCGGCTGCTATTCTTTGATAGCCCATTCCGCAGAGGAGGAAGTTGCCCGTGATTTTATCTGTTCCGGCAAGGCGGATGTGATTATTATTATCTGTGATGCCACCTGCATGGAGCGAAGTCTGAATCTTGTTTTGCAGACATTGGAAATAGCGTCAAATGTGGTGGTCTGTGTTAATCTGATGGATGAGGCTGAAAAGAAAGGGATAAAAATAGATCTGTCCGTTCTTTCCGAACAGTTAGGTGTCCCGGTAGTCGGAACAGCGGCCAGGAGTAAAAAGGGGCTGGCGCTTTTGATGGATGCTGTGGCTAGGACAATTGAACAGAATCATGAGAAAAAAAATGTTAAAATCACATCTTTTGAGGATGCCGGAGATACACTGCGTGGGCTGGATCCATACATTACGATATCCGCGGTGGATGATATATGTAAGAAATCAATTACCTATGAGAATAATAACTATAGAACAAGAGATTCCAGGATTGATCATATTCTGACCGGCAAGTGGACCGCCTTTCCGATTATGATTCTGGCGCTGTTGGGTATTTTCTGGTTAACAATAACAGGTGCCAATTATCCCTCTGAAATGCTCAGCAAATTTTTATTTTGGATAGAGGATCAGCTGGTTGTCTTGTTTCAATGGCTGCATGTGCCGGAAGTACTTACCGGGCTTCTGCTATCGGGCGTTTATCGTGTCCTCGCCTGGGTGGTTTCTGTCATGCTGCCTCCGATGGCGATTTTTTTCCCTTTGTTTACACTGCTTGAGGATGTGGGTGTCCTGCCGCGTATCGCTTTTAATCTGGACAAATGCTTTAAAAAATGCTGTGCCTGCGGCAAGCAGAGTCTGACCATGTGCATGGGATTTGGCTGCAATGCAGCCGGAGTAACCGGCTGCAGAATCATCGATTCTCCCCGTGAACGCTTAATCGCCATCATAACGAACAGTTTTGTCCCATGTAATGGCAGGTTTCCAATCCTGATTGCTGTCATATCCATGTTCTTCGTGGGAGCGGCATCCGGCGGCATCAAGACTATATTATCGGCTGCATTTTTGACGATTTTCATCCTCCTGGGCATCTTCATGACTTTCCTTACATCCAAGATCCTTTCAAAGACGGTATTAAAGGGTGTGCCTTCCTCCTTTACGCTGGAACTTCCGCCGTATCGGAAACCTCAGATTGGGAGGGTAATCATACGGTCTATCTTTGACAGGACACTGTTTGTTCTGGGCCGTGCAGTATGTGTTGCAGCACCGGCCGGACTTCTTATATGGCTCATGGCAAACATTGTCGTGAAAGATAAGACGCTGCTTGTGTATTGTGCGGGTTTCCTGGATCCCTTTGCCAGACTTTTGGGTATGGATGGTGTGATACTCTTTGCCTTTATACTGGGATTTCCGGCCAATGAGATTGTAATCCCGATTATAATCATGTCCTACATGGCCGAGGGGAGTCTGCAGCAGATAGAAAGCTTTACAATATTAAGACAGCTTTTTATCGATCATGGCTGGACGTGGATTACCGCCGTATGTGTGATGCTGTTTACGCTTATGCACTGGCCTTGTTCAACAACCTGTCTGACGATAAAAAAAGAGACACAGAGTTTGAAATGGACGTTGCTTTCTGTATTGATTCCAACTGGTATGGGGATGCTGCTCTGTTTTATATTTGCAAATGCAGCCAGACTGGTCAGCAGTTTTTTCTAG
- the moaA gene encoding GTP 3',8-cyclase MoaA: protein MSLRLTKHEKAGFYIRKGTTILIDQYERTIDYLRISITDLCNLRCIYCMPEEGVEKLCHSDIMSYEEIIEIARAATELGVSKIRITGGEPLVRKDVVSLVHRLAELPGVRDLSMTTNAVRLAPMAEELKKAGLKRVNISLDTLDEKKFHYITRNGTLQEVFQGIQAAADCGMQMKLNTVLVGGFNIEEIPVLARLTREYPLELRFIELMPIGHTVPFGKEAYVSGDIVLQYLPDLKPVSQKGGVARLYQLPGAKGRVGLISPLSNHFCQDCNRIRLTADGHLKPCLHSEEEIPVRGLKGEELKETLRRAMYEKPARHGKLSYDSRSKSARNMNAIGG from the coding sequence ATGAGTTTGAGGCTCACAAAGCATGAGAAAGCAGGTTTTTATATTCGGAAAGGAACTACTATATTGATTGATCAATATGAAAGAACCATAGATTATCTGAGAATTTCTATTACAGACCTTTGTAATCTTCGATGCATATACTGTATGCCAGAAGAAGGTGTGGAGAAACTATGTCATTCGGACATTATGTCGTATGAGGAGATCATAGAGATCGCCCGGGCTGCCACAGAGTTGGGAGTTTCTAAAATCAGGATAACAGGGGGGGAACCTCTGGTGCGCAAAGACGTGGTTTCCCTGGTGCACAGATTGGCAGAACTGCCCGGAGTCAGAGACCTGTCCATGACTACGAATGCGGTGCGTCTTGCTCCGATGGCAGAAGAATTAAAAAAGGCAGGTCTTAAAAGGGTTAATATCAGCCTGGATACACTGGATGAAAAAAAGTTTCATTATATCACAAGGAATGGTACTTTACAGGAGGTATTTCAGGGAATACAAGCGGCAGCTGACTGTGGCATGCAGATGAAACTCAACACTGTATTGGTGGGAGGATTTAATATAGAGGAAATTCCGGTTCTTGCCAGACTTACCAGGGAGTATCCGCTGGAATTGAGATTTATAGAACTGATGCCGATTGGACATACAGTGCCATTCGGTAAGGAAGCGTATGTATCCGGTGATATTGTGCTGCAGTATCTTCCGGATCTGAAGCCTGTGAGTCAAAAGGGAGGAGTAGCCAGACTCTATCAGCTTCCGGGGGCAAAGGGAAGGGTTGGTTTGATTTCCCCCTTAAGCAATCACTTTTGCCAGGACTGTAACCGTATCAGGCTGACGGCTGACGGACATCTGAAGCCATGTCTTCACTCGGAAGAGGAAATCCCTGTTCGGGGACTGAAAGGAGAAGAATTAAAAGAAACACTGCGCAGGGCGATGTATGAAAAGCCTGCCCGCCATGGGAAATTGTCATATGACAGCCGTTCGAAAAGCGCGCGCAATATGAATGCCATAGGGGGCTGA
- a CDS encoding FeoA family protein — MREISKLSELEQGEKALVLEICSEESMGRRLQELGLIKGTEVTCIRKSPLGDPVAFLIRGALIALRLEDASCVKVQNCEVQDWD, encoded by the coding sequence ATGCGTGAGATCAGCAAATTATCGGAACTTGAACAAGGTGAGAAGGCTCTGGTCCTGGAAATCTGCTCGGAGGAAAGCATGGGACGGAGGCTGCAGGAGCTGGGCCTGATCAAAGGAACGGAGGTGACCTGCATACGGAAAAGTCCGCTTGGAGATCCTGTGGCGTTTCTGATACGGGGGGCACTCATAGCACTGCGTCTTGAGGATGCATCCTGTGTTAAAGTTCAGAATTGTGAGGTGCAGGATTGGGATTAA
- a CDS encoding helix-turn-helix domain-containing protein: MVFFEKHGMEGKDFFHYTPLKNYSFPLHFHRAYELIYVNSGQLNVSIDQRDFLLKEHDMAFVFSNQIHEFKTIGYSDICVMLFPPEVIGDFYINYKGLVPEDNKIHWEKEIDFQKLKSIYGQKSFLYDLCSRIVEQSSFARINKTSQSRVLYQILLYVEENYDRACTLKDIARYLQYDYPYISKLFVRQMNMTFTDYINQYRISQACYQLKNTYRSISEIAADCGYNNLRTFHRNFKEIMTCAPGEYRAMD; encoded by the coding sequence ATGGTATTTTTTGAAAAACACGGAATGGAAGGGAAGGATTTTTTTCATTATACTCCATTGAAAAATTATAGCTTTCCGCTGCATTTTCATCGGGCATATGAATTAATTTACGTGAATTCAGGTCAGCTGAATGTTTCCATTGATCAGAGAGATTTTTTATTGAAAGAACATGATATGGCCTTTGTCTTTTCAAATCAGATTCACGAATTTAAGACGATTGGCTATTCGGACATCTGTGTCATGCTGTTTCCTCCAGAAGTAATCGGGGATTTTTACATTAATTATAAAGGGCTTGTTCCGGAAGATAATAAGATACACTGGGAAAAAGAAATTGATTTTCAGAAACTGAAATCCATCTATGGACAAAAGAGCTTTCTGTATGATCTTTGTTCCAGGATTGTTGAACAGAGTTCTTTTGCCAGAATTAATAAAACAAGTCAGTCCAGGGTCCTGTATCAGATTCTCCTATATGTAGAAGAAAACTATGACCGTGCATGCACATTGAAAGATATTGCCAGATATCTGCAATACGACTATCCATACATATCAAAATTATTTGTACGGCAGATGAATATGACGTTTACGGATTATATAAATCAATATCGAATCTCCCAGGCCTGTTATCAGCTGAAAAATACATATCGGTCAATCAGTGAGATTGCAGCTGACTGCGGATATAATAACCTGAGAACATTTCATCGTAATTTTAAAGAGATAATGACTTGTGCACCTGGAGAGTATCGGGCTATGGATTGA
- a CDS encoding LysM peptidoglycan-binding domain-containing protein, whose amino-acid sequence MAEGYLIIQARTAEDAIPLAGVQVKIMDADNNVLYELRTDENGNTEKISLQTVDRSLSLDPAYEGTPYTSYNLEAFSSHFDSLYISGIHIFDGETACQPVTLIPLPENRSVPVMNQLFIGEVALEMDAPRNQKGPAVEPFILRHVVIPNPITVHLGTPSSSAINVQVYFPDYVKNVACSEIYPTWPRAALVSNIYAIITFALNRVFTEWYRSNGYNFDITNSPAYDQYYVYGRTIYESVSGIVDDIFNQYIRQQGHIAPYFSSFCNGTTVTCSGLSQWGTVSLADQGMSALDILRSYYPEDIEIAETYMITDIIISYPGAALRLDSTGLDVQTIQTYLERIRKNYPAIPNIDDPPGVYGNSTQAAVTKFQTIFNLTPDGVVGKATWNKISSIYTAVARLAELDREGAALGIETVSPNYILSLGSTGINVLTLQYMMQFIGKYYPGIAQVTQSGTFDAPTTHAVTTFQQLTGINPNGVADRATWSKLYELYWGIMDNAPGPAQEPGIMDYMVQPGDTVWLLAQRFHTSVDDILKANNLKRTAIHAGQELKIPVNSMGPDFQYTVQKDDTPWLIAQKFNTTAEDIKKLNNLSSNLLLIGEKLLIPTEGLPS is encoded by the coding sequence ATGGCTGAGGGTTATTTAATCATACAGGCACGTACTGCAGAGGATGCAATTCCCCTGGCAGGTGTGCAGGTAAAAATCATGGATGCTGATAATAACGTACTCTATGAATTGAGAACAGATGAAAACGGGAATACTGAAAAAATTTCTTTGCAGACTGTGGACAGAAGTTTATCCCTGGATCCCGCTTATGAAGGAACACCTTACACAAGTTATAATCTGGAAGCTTTCTCCAGTCATTTCGACAGCCTATATATTTCAGGCATACATATATTTGACGGGGAAACTGCATGCCAGCCTGTCACTTTGATTCCTCTGCCGGAAAATCGGAGTGTACCGGTGATGAACCAGCTTTTTATTGGAGAGGTTGCCTTAGAGATGGATGCTCCCCGAAATCAGAAGGGGCCTGCCGTAGAACCTTTTATTCTGCGTCATGTTGTCATTCCGAATCCGATTACAGTACATCTGGGCACTCCGTCCTCTTCTGCAATCAATGTCCAGGTATACTTTCCTGACTATGTAAAAAATGTGGCCTGCAGTGAGATCTATCCCACCTGGCCCAGGGCTGCCCTCGTAAGCAATATATACGCAATCATTACATTTGCTTTAAACAGGGTCTTCACGGAATGGTACCGGAGCAATGGATATAATTTTGATATTACAAATAGTCCTGCCTATGACCAATATTATGTATATGGAAGAACCATATACGAATCTGTCAGTGGTATCGTAGATGATATCTTTAATCAATACATCCGTCAGCAAGGTCATATAGCTCCGTATTTCAGTTCCTTTTGCAATGGCACCACAGTTACCTGCTCCGGTCTCTCCCAATGGGGAACGGTTTCACTGGCCGATCAGGGAATGTCCGCATTAGATATCCTGCGCAGTTATTATCCGGAGGATATCGAAATTGCCGAAACGTACATGATTACAGATATCATCATATCCTACCCCGGTGCCGCACTGCGGCTGGACAGTACCGGATTGGATGTGCAGACGATTCAAACCTATCTGGAAAGAATCAGAAAAAATTATCCTGCAATTCCTAATATTGACGATCCCCCTGGTGTGTATGGAAACAGTACGCAGGCGGCAGTTACCAAATTCCAGACTATCTTTAACCTGACCCCCGATGGCGTTGTAGGTAAGGCTACCTGGAATAAGATCTCAAGTATCTACACCGCAGTTGCCAGACTGGCGGAGCTGGACAGAGAAGGAGCTGCACTGGGAATCGAAACAGTCTCTCCAAATTATATTCTTAGCCTGGGTTCAACAGGAATTAACGTTCTTACGCTGCAATACATGATGCAATTTATAGGTAAATATTATCCCGGAATTGCCCAAGTGACACAAAGCGGAACCTTTGACGCTCCCACTACACATGCTGTGACCACATTCCAACAACTAACGGGGATAAATCCAAACGGGGTTGCCGACCGCGCTACCTGGAGCAAACTGTATGAACTTTATTGGGGTATCATGGATAACGCTCCCGGACCTGCGCAGGAGCCCGGAATCATGGATTACATGGTGCAGCCCGGCGATACAGTCTGGCTGCTTGCACAGAGATTTCATACCAGCGTTGATGACATTCTGAAAGCAAATAACTTGAAGCGTACGGCGATACATGCCGGACAGGAATTAAAAATCCCCGTAAATTCCATGGGGCCGGACTTTCAATATACGGTTCAAAAGGATGATACCCCTTGGCTTATTGCACAAAAATTCAACACGACTGCAGAGGACATTAAGAAGCTTAACAATCTTTCCTCCAACTTGCTTCTGATCGGAGAAAAACTACTGATCCCCACTGAGGGCCTGCCTTCATAA
- the larE gene encoding ATP-dependent sacrificial sulfur transferase LarE, producing the protein MTLHEFFNRNQNVAVAFSGGVDSSYLLYEAKNAGARVHAYFVKGAFQPEFELEDAKKVAEQTGVPMTILSVDVLSNETVTANPSNRCYYCKQTVFNLIKDTAKKDGFTILLDGTNASDDVADRPGMKALEELKVLSPLREAGLTKDEIRRRSKEYGLFTWDKPSYACLATRIPTNQKITKEELARVEHSESFLMGLGFSDFRIRTVGNIAKIQVKEAQLNKVLQHRALILKELLPLYQDVLLDLKVR; encoded by the coding sequence ATGACATTACATGAGTTTTTTAACCGGAATCAGAATGTTGCTGTTGCATTTTCAGGTGGAGTGGATTCCTCATATCTTTTATATGAGGCAAAAAATGCAGGAGCCAGAGTACATGCCTACTTTGTAAAAGGAGCATTTCAACCTGAATTTGAACTGGAGGATGCGAAAAAAGTAGCGGAGCAGACAGGCGTACCTATGACAATTTTATCAGTTGATGTCCTGTCCAATGAAACTGTGACAGCTAACCCATCCAACAGATGTTACTATTGTAAACAGACAGTTTTCAATTTAATCAAAGATACTGCAAAAAAAGATGGATTTACAATCCTGTTGGACGGAACCAATGCTTCAGATGATGTAGCAGATCGTCCCGGAATGAAGGCTTTGGAGGAATTGAAGGTCTTATCTCCGTTAAGAGAGGCTGGACTTACAAAAGATGAGATACGGCGGCGGTCCAAAGAATACGGGCTTTTCACCTGGGACAAGCCAAGTTATGCCTGTCTTGCAACCCGAATCCCCACAAACCAGAAAATCACAAAAGAGGAGCTTGCACGTGTAGAGCACAGTGAATCATTCCTGATGGGCTTAGGTTTCAGCGATTTTCGGATCCGGACCGTTGGGAATATTGCAAAAATACAGGTAAAAGAGGCGCAGCTTAATAAGGTTCTCCAACACAGAGCACTTATCTTAAAAGAACTGCTGCCCCTCTATCAGGACGTGCTGCTGGATCTGAAAGTAAGATAA
- a CDS encoding right-handed parallel beta-helix repeat-containing protein has translation MEYHVAKDGSDYAGGTLREPFLTINKAASVAVAGDTVTVHEGIYREWVKPKCKGLSNIRRITYQAAEGEKVVIKGSEQIRDWQYVEGNIWKTVLPDSFFGDYNPFALEVFGDWLVSEETRHLGDLYLNGMSFYEAGSLEELDNPEMKKEILDNWTDKIVPVHNQEQTKYLWYAEVSEGYTTIFANFQGSDPNREYVEINVRRSCFYPQETGIDYITVRGFEMAQAATPWAPPTADQPGLLGANWSKGWIIENNIIHDAKCSAISIGKESSTGNNYRSIRKDKPGYQYQLEAVFTAERSGWCKEKIGSHIIRNNTIYDCGQTGIVGHLGCIFSEIHHNHIYNIALKREFYGHEIAGIKLHAAIDVQIHHNRIHDCSLGLWLDWEAQGTRVSGNLFYSNNRDFFVEVSHGPYLVDHNIMASEYSIDNVSQGGAYINNLICGTMVHRKEMTRSTQYHLPHSTKVAGFSFVYGGDDRFYNNIFIGSQSLDGVGTSHYKNYTTCLNAYIEAVDKIPGDAESFNLVEQPVYINHNVYFAEARPFEREEENLVEQNFQPDLKVIEDGDEVYLSCQLPETYENFSGEIPATKTLPRVRIADAEYERPDGDGLVLNIDLLGNKKSGKSPMGPISLLKNGKNYIKIW, from the coding sequence ATGGAATATCATGTGGCAAAGGATGGGTCTGACTATGCCGGGGGAACTCTCCGGGAGCCTTTTCTGACGATTAATAAAGCCGCTTCAGTCGCTGTGGCAGGGGACACTGTTACGGTTCACGAAGGCATCTACCGCGAATGGGTAAAGCCTAAATGCAAAGGATTAAGCAATATAAGAAGAATTACCTATCAGGCTGCTGAAGGAGAAAAGGTAGTAATTAAGGGCTCTGAACAAATACGGGATTGGCAATACGTGGAAGGGAATATATGGAAGACAGTACTGCCTGATTCATTTTTCGGGGATTACAATCCATTTGCCCTTGAAGTTTTCGGGGATTGGCTTGTTTCAGAAGAAACCCGGCATCTGGGAGATCTTTATTTAAACGGAATGTCCTTCTATGAAGCCGGTTCTCTCGAAGAACTGGACAATCCGGAGATGAAAAAAGAGATTCTGGACAACTGGACGGATAAAATTGTTCCCGTTCATAACCAAGAACAGACAAAATATCTTTGGTATGCGGAAGTATCCGAAGGCTATACTACTATTTTTGCAAATTTCCAGGGCTCCGATCCCAACAGGGAATATGTGGAGATTAACGTCCGCAGATCCTGTTTTTACCCCCAGGAGACCGGAATCGATTATATCACCGTAAGAGGCTTTGAGATGGCACAGGCAGCTACCCCATGGGCACCCCCCACAGCGGATCAACCCGGACTTTTAGGTGCAAACTGGAGCAAAGGCTGGATTATTGAAAATAACATCATTCACGATGCAAAGTGCAGTGCCATCAGTATAGGAAAAGAAAGCTCTACAGGTAACAACTATCGCTCCATCCGAAAGGATAAGCCCGGATATCAATACCAGCTGGAAGCAGTCTTCACCGCTGAGCGAAGCGGCTGGTGCAAGGAGAAAATCGGTTCCCATATCATTCGCAATAATACAATCTATGACTGCGGCCAAACCGGAATTGTAGGACATCTTGGTTGTATCTTCAGCGAGATACATCACAACCATATTTACAATATCGCCTTGAAACGTGAGTTTTACGGGCATGAAATTGCCGGAATCAAACTCCATGCAGCCATCGATGTCCAGATTCACCATAACCGGATCCACGACTGCTCTCTGGGACTATGGCTGGATTGGGAAGCACAGGGAACAAGAGTCTCCGGGAATCTATTCTATTCCAATAACAGAGACTTTTTTGTGGAAGTAAGCCATGGTCCTTATCTTGTGGACCACAACATCATGGCTTCCGAATATTCGATTGACAACGTATCCCAGGGCGGAGCCTATATCAACAATCTGATCTGCGGAACGATGGTTCATCGTAAAGAAATGACCCGTTCCACGCAATATCATCTGCCTCACAGTACTAAGGTTGCAGGTTTTTCTTTTGTTTATGGAGGTGACGACCGTTTTTATAATAATATCTTCATTGGTTCGCAAAGCCTGGATGGGGTAGGAACCTCCCACTATAAGAATTACACCACCTGTTTGAATGCATATATTGAAGCAGTCGATAAAATACCTGGTGACGCCGAATCCTTCAATCTGGTGGAACAACCTGTTTATATAAATCATAACGTATATTTTGCCGAAGCCAGACCCTTCGAGCGTGAAGAAGAAAATCTGGTAGAGCAAAACTTTCAGCCAGATCTAAAGGTCATTGAAGATGGGGACGAAGTATATCTGTCCTGTCAATTACCGGAAACTTATGAAAACTTCTCCGGTGAGATACCGGCTACTAAAACTTTACCCCGGGTTCGCATTGCAGATGCAGAATATGAACGGCCCGATGGAGACGGGCTTGTTCTGAATATTGATTTACTCGGTAACAAGAAAAGTGGAAAGAGTCCTATGGGGCCGATTTCACTCCTGAAAAATGGTAAAAACTATATTAAAATCTGGTAA